A genome region from Spirochaetaceae bacterium includes the following:
- a CDS encoding ABC transporter permease: MSNVTGIPSPVSEPKRRTGLADFFTRLWREKPLGTASGIIILLLILVAIFADALAPYPYDKINLVDRMQGSSAQYLLGTDHVGRDFLSRLIHGARLSIVVGIAATSLNVVVAVLIGGISGFLGGKLDLAVQRFVDAWMAFPGLLLLLTVMSIVGQGLLQIIVVLGITGGIVGSRVVRGAVIGVKENMYFQAAEVIGSSKWRTLIRHVLPNIMAVAIIIFSINIGGVIISEASLSFLGFGLPLDIPSWGGMLSREGRLYMEMAPWLGLWPGLCLTIVIYSLNMFGDALRDLLDPRLRGGGSLGAGAVGSV, encoded by the coding sequence ATGAGTAATGTCACAGGGATACCATCACCAGTAAGTGAGCCAAAGAGACGTACCGGGCTGGCTGATTTCTTTACCAGGCTGTGGCGGGAGAAGCCACTGGGTACTGCCAGCGGGATTATCATATTGCTGTTGATTCTGGTGGCTATCTTTGCCGATGCTCTGGCTCCTTATCCATATGACAAAATAAACTTGGTAGACAGGATGCAGGGCTCATCAGCCCAGTATCTGCTGGGTACCGACCACGTGGGGCGAGACTTCTTGAGCCGCCTTATCCACGGTGCTCGTCTTTCGATAGTTGTCGGTATCGCGGCGACCAGTCTCAATGTCGTGGTGGCTGTCCTGATAGGCGGCATCTCAGGATTCCTTGGTGGTAAACTTGACCTGGCTGTGCAGAGATTTGTCGATGCCTGGATGGCTTTCCCGGGACTGCTGCTGTTGTTAACCGTAATGTCCATAGTGGGGCAGGGTCTGTTACAGATAATAGTGGTCTTGGGGATAACCGGAGGCATCGTTGGCTCAAGAGTAGTCAGAGGCGCCGTTATTGGTGTAAAAGAGAATATGTATTTTCAGGCGGCGGAGGTGATTGGCAGCTCAAAATGGAGAACACTTATCCGACATGTCCTGCCCAATATCATGGCTGTCGCAATCATCATATTCAGCATCAACATCGGCGGGGTGATTATCAGTGAGGCCTCTCTGAGCTTCCTCGGATTCGGTCTGCCATTGGACATTCCTAGCTGGGGCGGTATGCTCAGCCGGGAAGGACGTCTCTACATGGAGATGGCGCCATGGCTGGGTCTCTGGCCGGGTCTTTGCCTGACTATTGTCATTTACAGTCTAAACATGTTCGGCGACGCCCTGCGGGACCTCCTCGACCCGAGGCTGAGGGGCGGTGGTAGTCTCGGCGCCGGAGCCGTCGGGTCGGTCTAA
- a CDS encoding ABC transporter permease, with protein sequence MRAYIIRRLLLLIPTVFLLSIIVFLSVRFIPGDVIDVMSGRSLTSTASAVGGQMDRAAIEHFLGLDVPVHVQYGRWIGNIFLHGTLGQSLMGGGYNIEDRIFDRLPVTVELGVLAIVIGLVIALPVGIYSAIRQDTAADYLGRSFAILGLATPNFWLGMMVMIYPAIWWGWSPPMTWVPFTEDPLGNLSVFIIPSLILGTAMSAATMRMTRTVMLEVLRQDYVRTAWSKGLKERVVVIRHTIKNALIPVVTLVGLQLPLLVGGSVIMENIFNLPGLGRLILDSLKNRDYPVVSGINLFFGTAVMGANLTIDLLYPYLDPRVRYR encoded by the coding sequence ATGAGAGCCTACATCATCAGGCGGTTATTGCTCTTGATCCCCACCGTGTTTCTATTGAGTATCATAGTCTTTCTCTCCGTCCGCTTCATCCCCGGCGATGTAATAGACGTAATGTCGGGCAGGTCGTTAACATCTACAGCTTCGGCGGTTGGCGGCCAGATGGACCGTGCAGCTATTGAGCATTTTCTAGGATTAGACGTGCCTGTCCACGTGCAGTATGGACGCTGGATAGGAAATATTTTCCTGCACGGCACCCTTGGCCAATCACTGATGGGCGGTGGTTACAACATAGAGGATAGGATATTTGATAGATTGCCGGTAACCGTTGAGCTTGGCGTCCTGGCAATCGTAATCGGGCTTGTGATAGCCCTGCCCGTCGGCATCTACTCGGCGATTCGCCAGGATACGGCCGCCGACTACCTTGGGCGCTCGTTCGCCATCCTCGGCCTGGCAACGCCTAACTTCTGGCTGGGAATGATGGTCATGATATACCCGGCAATCTGGTGGGGCTGGTCGCCACCGATGACGTGGGTTCCTTTCACCGAAGACCCGCTGGGGAATCTTTCGGTGTTCATCATTCCCAGCCTGATTCTGGGGACGGCCATGTCTGCGGCTACCATGCGGATGACGCGCACCGTGATGCTGGAGGTGCTCAGGCAGGACTATGTCAGGACGGCCTGGTCAAAGGGGCTGAAGGAGAGGGTCGTTGTCATAAGACACACCATCAAGAACGCCCTCATCCCGGTAGTTACCCTGGTGGGCCTGCAGTTGCCTCTGCTGGTAGGTGGCTCCGTTATCATGGAGAACATATTCAACCTGCCGGGGTTGGGTCGCCTCATACTGGATTCACTCAAAAACCGAGACTACCCGGTGGTCTCCGGAATAAACCTGTTTTTCGGCACCGCGGTTATGGGGGCCAATCTAACGATAGACCTGCTTTATCCTTATTTGGACCCCAGGGTCCGTTATAGGTAA
- a CDS encoding ABC transporter substrate-binding protein, translating into MKVFIARTFAVALVLILSATGLWAGAGTEEAPAAAMEKEMVTDPTTGKAVTAPQYGGTLTFPYALIGETTDPFVTGGYAGMLIGGVNQNLAVPNWGLDRNEFAFNGPYVPLFTWTEELAESWEQPDPLTYIINVRQGVHYALDPDSEASRLVGGRELTADDVVFNFHRQLAMGDFTEPPQETKQASFLPWESIEATDKYTVVMKLTEPNLDALQLIVTEVGFWILPPEVIEKYGDYTDWKNVVGTGPMMLTDYVEGVSKTWTKNPDYWGYDEKYPENRLPYIDKLVGLYMAEEATRLSALRSGKIDMTRLSGAEIQSIDVVKSLQRTNPELEVWPFYQRSLDAIILNIRKPPFDDIRVRHALQMALDQETINDTYFGGFADWHPPRYIGTKGYYTEWEEWPAELKGYYTYDPEGAERLLDEAGYPRGADGVRFKFEHVHRDVGDLGYVEIVAGYWADIGVDASIRVTDWATIAAAKTEHDYESIYGYMAIESPGWAMGHYNAGLLWRRAHLGAGVESPVLAAAHAAYHGATSVDEQMKAAKEFGMEAIKQHFQIWGPLAPRYQHSHPWVKGFNGETLNTVMHEQSVLVRLWIDSELKESMGY; encoded by the coding sequence ATGAAGGTATTCATTGCAAGGACCTTCGCGGTTGCGTTGGTCCTGATTCTGAGCGCAACCGGCCTCTGGGCTGGCGCTGGCACGGAAGAGGCGCCGGCAGCGGCGATGGAGAAGGAAATGGTGACCGACCCCACCACCGGCAAGGCGGTGACGGCGCCACAGTACGGCGGGACATTGACCTTTCCGTATGCCTTGATAGGCGAAACTACCGACCCCTTTGTTACTGGCGGCTATGCGGGCATGCTCATAGGCGGTGTCAATCAGAATCTCGCCGTCCCGAACTGGGGTCTGGATAGGAACGAATTCGCCTTTAATGGGCCCTACGTCCCTCTGTTTACTTGGACAGAGGAGCTGGCGGAAAGCTGGGAGCAACCCGACCCGCTGACCTATATCATCAACGTCCGCCAGGGCGTTCACTACGCCCTTGATCCAGACAGTGAGGCCAGCCGCCTGGTAGGTGGTCGGGAGCTAACTGCCGATGATGTCGTATTTAACTTTCACCGTCAGTTGGCGATGGGCGATTTCACCGAACCTCCTCAAGAGACCAAACAAGCTTCCTTTCTGCCATGGGAATCGATAGAGGCCACCGACAAATACACGGTTGTTATGAAGTTGACGGAGCCAAACCTCGATGCGCTGCAGCTTATCGTCACCGAAGTTGGGTTCTGGATATTGCCCCCCGAGGTAATCGAGAAATACGGCGACTATACGGACTGGAAGAACGTGGTCGGCACCGGGCCCATGATGCTGACCGACTACGTCGAAGGCGTCTCCAAAACCTGGACCAAGAATCCTGACTACTGGGGCTACGACGAAAAATACCCGGAGAACCGTTTGCCGTATATTGACAAGTTAGTGGGCCTGTATATGGCAGAAGAAGCGACCCGTCTATCGGCACTGCGCTCGGGTAAGATTGATATGACACGCCTCTCCGGTGCTGAGATACAATCCATCGACGTGGTAAAGAGCCTCCAGCGGACCAATCCCGAACTCGAGGTATGGCCATTTTACCAGCGCTCGTTGGATGCCATCATACTGAACATTCGCAAGCCACCCTTTGACGACATCAGAGTACGCCACGCACTGCAGATGGCACTGGACCAGGAGACGATTAACGATACCTACTTTGGCGGTTTCGCCGACTGGCACCCTCCTCGCTACATTGGCACCAAGGGGTATTACACCGAATGGGAAGAGTGGCCCGCAGAGCTCAAGGGATACTACACCTACGACCCGGAAGGTGCCGAGAGGCTCCTTGATGAGGCAGGATATCCGCGCGGCGCGGACGGCGTCCGATTCAAGTTCGAACATGTGCACCGCGACGTCGGAGATTTGGGCTATGTAGAAATAGTCGCCGGCTACTGGGCTGATATTGGCGTTGATGCATCGATCAGGGTTACCGACTGGGCGACTATAGCCGCTGCTAAGACAGAACATGACTATGAGTCGATTTATGGCTACATGGCCATAGAGTCCCCGGGCTGGGCCATGGGACATTATAACGCGGGCCTCCTATGGCGAAGGGCACACCTGGGGGCCGGAGTCGAGAGCCCTGTGCTGGCCGCCGCCCACGCTGCCTATCACGGTGCCACTAGCGTCGATGAGCAGATGAAGGCGGCAAAAGAGTTTGGTATGGAAGCAATAAAGCAGCACTTTCAGATATGGGGTCCGCTGGCTCCAAGGTATCAGCACAGCCATCCGTGGGTGAAAGGTTTTAACGGAGAGACCTTGAACACAGTCATGCATGAGCAAAGCGTTCTCGTCCGCCTTTGGATTGATAGCGAACTGAAGGAATCCATGGGCTATTAG